The genomic DNA TCCAACACGATCATCTGAGCTCCAAGTCTCGCTGTTTTCTACTTCTGCTACAGTTTTATCACAATCTCTTAGGAGTTCTCTATCCGGGCGTAACCTATAACGTGCTTCAGGGAGATGGGCATCTATCCTTGCTGCGAAATAAGCGCTTTCGAGCTGATTAATGTTCCTGATCAGTCTCATTTCAGGTACACTAGAAGCAGGAGATGAGCTAGAAGCTTCTTCCAGAGACAGAGGCCTTATGGCACAACGTCTCTTGACAATTTCTTCGATATCTGCTTCTAAGGACCCAATTTCTTCAGTCAACTTTCCAGCATGCTTCTGCCGTTTCTCTTGGGATATAAAAAGGAAATGCTGCAACAGTTCAGAATCTGCGTCCTCTCGTTCAATGGAGAAAGATAAACCTTCAGCATACAAATCCGGGATTCCATTGACTACTTCAGATTGTAAGATTTCCCTGATACAGAAAAACATCAAACTTATTTAGAGATAAAGCCAACACACAATCTCGACGAATAAAACATAACAGGGAGGAGACTATCAAAAAATACGGGGAGCTCGGTTACTACAACGACTATATTTTACAAAGTAGAACCTAACTATCCTATCTGAAGCTGTTTGCGAGACAATGTTCCCTAGTTTACATCTAGGAGAACAACACCTCCACATTTGGTGCATATGTACATTTCATGTGTGATATATAACAAGATTATCTTTTAATATCCCCACTAGATAATTATAGCCTAAACCGTCGACAGAAATAAGCATACAAAAGTTTGATAATGCGCTTTCTATTTATTGTAGCTAAAGAGCTTGCATTGCCTGGTTGATGGTCGGCATGAAGATTCTGGATGAAGTAACCAAAGACAAAATCCAGCTTCCTTTGGATTCTCCGACAGAAATTTGGGAGAAAGAATTCGGTGTCGGATGTCAGACATTGCAGCCTCACGAGCTCTTTCACATTGAAATTGACTAAGCAGCTGACAGAAAAACCCCAAATTAGAATATCACTCAGATCAAGATATACATTAACCTAAAAGCCATGCAGCCAACTGTACTGTCAACAAGAAACTTCACTGTTAGCATAACATTACGAACATGCTACACTATCTAATTCTATACGAAAATGCCTAGTTATGCTGTTATGCACTTGTTATTCAGACCACATTGCCTATCAACATAAGTCAAATGCAAACTGGAGCCGCGACACGTATGCCAAAATTTTACGATTGATATATTAGTAAGTGTAAAACCAGAGAAGCCAAACATGACCCGAACATGCTATGGCCCAGTTTACAAAGCTACATTAGTTTAACACATTAATTGTAGGTTCGGGGTAAGGGCTATGCGGTTCAACTCATGGATATGTTCACAATTGCAGGCAAAAAAATCTACAATAAAGATGTCATACCACAAGTGCTATTAATAAAAGTTCATCCATACCTCATAAAGAAGAATACCCAAACTATAGATGTTTGAAGAGGCTGAGCGAGTGTCACCCCTGAGCTCCTCAGGACTCGCATACCATTTCTCTTCCAACTGCTCATTCATTGAAGTAAAAGGACCGGTAGCTGTACTACAATGAGGTTGACTAGATCTAACATGAAACTCCTGTATTGCGCCATCACCATTTTCAGTTTGGATATTTACACCACCAGCTCGTTGAAACATTGGCCACTGTTTAGAGCTTGGTCCACTTGACTTCTGCTTCTTTGCAGGGATACAGGGACTAGAAGTATCTCCTGACCGTCTTCTAACCAGAGGGTTTTCGAGTTGATTTAAAGTCTCTTTGTTCAAGTTGCTGTCAAAAGACTCTTGTTGAGAACCTGAACCCACATACTTGACTGCATTTTCcttgaaaattttgaagacAGATGGCCGTAGGTCACATAAAACAACTCCTTGAGAATGAAAACAATCCACTTGGTCCATGATCTGCCTAAAGATATACATACATTCTGCTCTATTAATTTCCTGCCGCTCCGACTTCAACCATTCTCTCAGACTTAAACCTTCACCTCCACAACCTCCATGTATATCTGAAGGGTTAACACAAGAAGACGGTTTACTAGCTTTGGAAGGCAAATACGGCAAACCATCACAAGCCGCCAAAGGGATGCTGCTAGAAACATTTGCTGAAGTATTCGATACTACTAAAGGGCTAACAGAACTAGCTACAGTTTGCTGATCCACATTGCCAGCTTCAGATTTATTATGTGGCGGACCTCTGAATGTGACTCCCTTGCCTTTCAatgtttttctaacaaaaaaacgagaaaacccAGACTGCGATATAATCTTTGTCTTGATGCCATCGTGGGCCAATGCCTCTAGTGGTACAGGATTCCGTTCAGCATTAGCTTCACCATTAACAGTAATGGCCAGTTGACCGGTCGAAGTCTCAGGCAAAGACGTTTTGCCTGGAATTCTCCAGATACTTGGTGTTCCCCTGCCAACTTCCTTCTTACCCAAAGAACTGCTACCAGGTAAATCACCATCTAGAGGAAAGCGTTGCAGAAACTGAGTACGATTCATCTCTAATCTAGCTCTACTACTTGGTCTACCAACTATAGCCATGCTCGATCCCTCACAAGTTTTAACAGTCAACTCCTCAACAACATCACCCACATCATTCGTATTCAGCCGGCTAGAACATGGTGCGTTTTCTACTCGGTCCTCACCACCATTCTTACCATCTAAAAACTCTGCTATGACACCATAGGAACAATCAGGAGAAGCCTCATCTCTTTCAACCTGAACTTCTTTGATTTCCAGAATTTCGCAGGTCTCCGGTTTAAAAGATTGGTCAACATTCTTGAATTGGAGGTGAGCAACATCAGCTTCATCAATCCTACTCACATCCCCTACTGAACCTTCATCCATCATTCCCTGTATCACtcaaaaacacaataaaaaaattcaaccacTAAGATCATTCCAAGGTATTAGTTACACCACCACTACTAAAAAGCCATTGATTGATTTGACAAAGAACATAATACTAAACCCCTTCAGCGTAGCTTCAAAACAAAGCCAATAAAGCAAAATCAACCGGAACAAAAACAGATCAGCTATATAATTCAGAAATCGTCTAGGTCTTAAtccggaaacaaaaaaaaacaatcccacttctaattaaaaaaaaacgaattcgTAAGAACCAATTCCACAAACATATAAGGACTATTTCATCACCCCAAATTAGGCAAAATAAGGGTGAAAACCTTCTAAATCCATCCGTAATtgatattttccaaaaaagaaagaaaaaaaaaataaagtttctattcTACCTGAGAGGAGatgattaagaagaagaacacgagCCGTGAAAAACGAATCGCGGGAGGAAGCCAATCATTGACGAAATCTATCTAgcaatgaaaaagaagaacaaagatcCACCGACGTAATAATCAATCGAAGgaggaaagaggaagaagataagtaAACAAAGGCGGTGCGGTTGGAGAGAGCGAAGAAGCGAGCAGAAGAAATCTGAAAACAAAACGACGATtctttgagtttaaaaaaaaaaataaaaaaacgccGATTCCGATAAAAGAAAGTTTTCTAAGGCAGAAAATAAATTCTGACTGTTTTTAAGTAAGCGACAGAGCATACGAACACGAtattagatagagagagatgataATATAAACTCTAGgaacaaaaaacaattatccaCATTGGTCCTTCAGTTTGTCAATGTTTACATAAATATACCAATACTTTGAGATTTAAACCTGTGGTATCTgtatttttataagaaatttaCTACTATTTACATTTCGAATTCTTTTGCAAGAGATTGTTTTTCAACAATTTAATTTTCACATGTGAGT from Camelina sativa cultivar DH55 chromosome 2, Cs, whole genome shotgun sequence includes the following:
- the LOC104719320 gene encoding protein SPA1-RELATED 2-like — encoded protein: MMDEGSVGDVSRIDEADVAHLQFKNVDQSFKPETCEILEIKEVQVERDEASPDCSYGVIAEFLDGKNGGEDRVENAPCSSRLNTNDVGDVVEELTVKTCEGSSMAIVGRPSSRARLEMNRTQFLQRFPLDGDLPGSSSLGKKEVGRGTPSIWRIPGKTSLPETSTGQLAITVNGEANAERNPVPLEALAHDGIKTKIISQSGFSRFFVRKTLKGKGVTFRGPPHNKSEAGNVDQQTVASSVSPLVVSNTSANVSSSIPLAACDGLPYLPSKASKPSSCVNPSDIHGGCGGEGLSLREWLKSERQEINRAECMYIFRQIMDQVDCFHSQGVVLCDLRPSVFKIFKENAVKYVGSGSQQESFDSNLNKETLNQLENPLVRRRSGDTSSPCIPAKKQKSSGPSSKQWPMFQRAGGVNIQTENGDGAIQEFHVRSSQPHCSTATGPFTSMNEQLEEKWYASPEELRGDTRSASSNIYSLGILLYELLSQFQCERAREAAMSDIRHRILSPKFLSENPKEAGFCLWLLHPESSCRPSTREILQSEVVNGIPDLYAEGLSFSIEREDADSELLQHFLFISQEKRQKHAGKLTEEIGSLEADIEEIVKRRCAIRPLSLEEASSSSPASSVPEMRLIRNINQLESAYFAARIDAHLPEARYRLRPDRELLRDCDKTVAEVENSETWSSDDRVGAFFDGLCKYARHSKFETRAVLRTSELNSTSNVICSLGFDRDEDYFATAGVSKKIKIFEFNSLFNESVDIHYPAVEMPNRSKLSGVCWNNYIRNYLASSDYDGIVKLWDVTTGQAISHFIEHEKRAWSVDFSEACPTKLASGSDDCSVKLWNINERNCLGTIRNIANVCCVQFSPQSSHLLAFGSSDFRTYCYDLRNLRTPWCILSGHNKAVSYAKFLDNETLVTASTDNTLKLWDLKKTTHGGLSTNACSLTFGGHTNEKNFVGLSTSDGYIACGSETNEVYAYHRSLPMPITSYKFGSIDPISGKEIEEDNNLFVSSVCWRKRSNMVVSASSNGSIKVLQLV